The Lactuca sativa cultivar Salinas chromosome 2, Lsat_Salinas_v11, whole genome shotgun sequence genome includes the window TGACAATAACCCTTAAATATAAAAGATAGATTTTATGATGTGAGTAATAATGACAACGAGACATCTTAATAAAATAACAACGTATTATGATACAAGGGGCATAAGTATTGGCATGTCAATAAAGATACTTCAAACTATTTTTGAGAAAATGAGCTTTCAATTCTGACAAGTGGCTATAGAAAAGGTACGTCATCAGATCCACGTGTCGTTGTCCCGTCACTTTTTACCTTTTCTAAATCCAACTCACACTGAAATCCACGCAAGCAAACACACTTGGCCGTTGACAATCTCTCCTATAAATTTTCGTCAGCGAGAGGCCCAGAGCAGCACCGCGCCCAATTCTCAACCTAGGGTTTTAAGCCCGAGGCACCGATTTATCTTCATTCTCTTGCGCATTTGAATGAATTCGATATCCTTTCTGCAATTCGTTGCAGATTGGAGCTCCTCTCCGGCTATCAGACATTGCCAATGGAAATGCAGTCACCAAAGGTCCATTCTCTCCCCTCCACCACTGCCGGCAGATCGGAGTCTCCGGATGATTCCACGGTATAAAGTTGTTGATTAACTCGTTCAaagtttttttgtttattaaaatATCCAAATGCGTATTTGTCTGTTTGACTtgttaaagttaaaaaaaaatagtatGTTTTCATATTTATTTGTCTGTTTATGCATTGATCGGTGTATTTCTATCCGTTTCATTCGTAATGTTGTTATGATTGATACGTGAGCTTGTACCTTGGAGGATTACTAATAAGAGTGTACGCACATTTTAGTTTATGATTTAATGGTTTTGATAAGGTACTGTTCCATTGGGCTTTTTAGAGAATTTTAATGTGCAGTGATAGAACGCCTTAGTTTTGATGCATATGTTAGATAGGGTAAATGCATGTAAGTTTCAGGGTGATGCCACCATACATACTGAGGACGAAGTTCGGTGAGATAGTGAGTTGTTGTTAAAGCTAACATGGCATGAATTGTGTTTTAAGCCCTGATTAATGTACTGACTAGTTGCATGAGTAGTGGATACTAGCTTGCAGTTCAAACTCTGAAATTGAGATTTCCAAAGTTAGAAGCATTGTGAAAAGTTTTGTAGATGAATAATAAGTTTTGGAGTTGTAGAAATTTCATGTCAACTTACTGTGGTCCTCTGGTTTCTTATTGGGAAGACTCCAAAACCTAGGACACCTGTATCTTTGAAGGACAAAAAACGGTAAAAGGCAAACTAACTACAAACAAGGAGAAGTATCGATCCATGGCGTATTTATGGTAAGGATCTGGGTTACATTTACAAAGAGTTACTAGTACTGGGCTTGATGGGGTAGTCTTATTTGTAAAGTGACTTAGGTATATGTTACTCTAAATATCAAGTATAGTACATTGAATATGTCTACACACAGTTCTATTTTACGTATGCACCTAGAAGGTTAGGAAATCAGAGAGCTTGGAAATCTTAATACATAATATGATAACACTTAATCTAAGACATCTATATTAATCTTGTTTCCATATAGAAGTGAGTATTCATTGCtgtaatattcataatttaacaCAGATATAAACAATTTAAGCCAAGGTAAGTAAAGTATTAGGAATGAATCAAACAAGGTAACTGAATTTGAATAAGTCAGTGATTTCCTTCTTCATCATATCAACCGTCATatcttatgatatattaataaataacagAAAGAAAGAACAAGAAGGTTGTGACATCATGAATTGTATATTGTAAAGTGAATTGTATTTATATTGAACAGAATGCGAAACTGCAAGAAGCAACATCAACTCTTTCACAAATTTCAAAGGTTATTGACTCGGTGAAGAAGAAAGTTGATGCTGATCGTTGTGTTTATATCATGGTAACAGTCTTACACCAGCTATACTGTCACAACACACTTTCCTATTTCTGTAAAAAACTTGATCTCATGGTTCTTTATTATAACTCTTGCAGAAAAGAATGAAAGAGAACCAGATGAAACTGGCTGAAATCACCAAGAATCATCACAGGTTATCTGTAGAAAGAAGAAACCTTAGGATTATAAATGGAGAGAACATCATCAATTTATTGGAAAAGAGACAGAAAGATGCAATTGATATGCAAGATGGTGTTGACATCAGCTCTGAAGAAGATGAACATGTTTCTGTAGTTCTCCTTGGATCCGGGATTCCAGTCAAGAATTCTGTTAGGCCCATCAATCTTCCAGAAATGGAGAAACTTCCTCCATATACCACATGGGTTTTCATGGATAGGTGTGTTCTTGCAGTCATATTCTGACTGAAATATTGCTTATTGACTTATTGTATTTAATTTATTGAATGCAAATGCAGAAATAGAAGAATGACAGAAGATCAATCTGTAGTGGGTAGAAGGAGAATTTATTATGACAGAAATGGAGGTGAAGCTTTAATCTGCAGTGACAGTGAGGAAGAAGTTATTGATGATGAAGAGGACAAGAAAGAGTTTGTTGACTCTGAAGATACCATCATCCGGTTTGTATATCTCAAATTTATGCGTTTTTGTGTTTCACTTGTtacatattcttatttttttcaactttcacatgatttaatttttcattttccagAATGACTATCGAACAACTTGGATTATCTGATACTGTCTTGGAGTTACTGGCTCAACGTTTGTCTAGAAAACCATGCGAAGTGAAGGTAAGCACTTACTGGAAATGACATTCTTACCCCTGATttttttctctttatatcatcttttctcttctcttctatttgttTTTTGTTTCCATTTGATTTTGAATCTTTAAGAGAGCGAAATATCATCAAATATCTTATACAGGCAAGATATGAAGCTCTTGTTAGTAGAGAGAATAAATATGAGGATACAGACTTCAATTTGAATTCGTTTCTTGATAAAGATCTTGAAGCAGCTCAGGATTCATTAGACAACCTATTTTGTCGCAGATGCCTTGTAAGCTTTGTTATGATTTGATTTATGTTCTTGGTTTTGGTGTTATAGTTATTGTAACATATGATTCATTTATCTTTGTATCAACAGATATTTGACTGTAAATTACATGGATGCTCACAGGAGCTTATATTTCCTGTAAGTTAAAACCTTTGTTTATTCAAACATATTGACATGAATCCCATGACTAATCATGTTAACTTCAAATATTCTAACTAGGCTGAAAAGAATTGTACATGGAACATTAAAGATGACGAAAATGTCCCATGTGGCCCACATTGTTATCTCAAGGTAATTGTTATTTCTCCCCATTTTTAACATTACACATGTATTACTATAAATTGTGCAAAGCTGTGAAACTTTCATCCTCAATTTTACATGTTGCTCTAGCTTTttcttattataaatatattttttaattcacCTAAAAACATTTATTCTACTCTTGTCTTTAGGTCCAAAACCTAGAGGCCAATCCAGCAACATCTCCTATGGAGCTCGATACTCAACACACAAATACACTCTCATCACCATACAATATTAGACAACATGGAACTCTTCAAAGAAATACCAAAAGTACCCCCAATCATGGCTCAAAAGATACAGATTTTCCATCTAATTCACATAAAGATTATAAATACTGGAGAACTATTGAAAAATCTCTTTTCGAAAAGGGTCTGGAGATCTTTGGTAGGAACAGGTAATATAATAATCTGTTCTCATTATttccataaaaaaatatatattttctcaCTCTCTGATTTTGTAATTCATGATCTGTTATTATTACAGCTGTCTGATAGCTAGGAATCTTTTGTGTGGTCTAAAGACATGTACAGAGGTTTTTAATGTCCTCAAGTGTTACAACAATAACTTATCTTCTCAAGTGAACAATATCACAAATTCTCAAAGTGACAGCTGCAAGGTTGAAAGTAATAACAATATGGTCAGTATAACgataacctatctttagttttttatttttcaatattaTCTTTTTGTTTTTTCGGTTAATTAATTATTCACACAGATAAAAAGATCAAGATTGTTACGTAGAAGAGGTAGAATCCGGCGTTTCAAGTACACGTGGAAGTCAGGTGGGACCCATTCAATGAGGAAACGTATTTCAGATAAACAAGATTTGCCATGTCGGCAGTATAATCCATGCGGGTGTCAATCTACATGTGGCGACAACTGTTCTTGCCTTGCAAATGAGACCACTTGTGAAAAATACTGCGGGTAAGCCTCTTATAAAGTaaaattacacttttggtccctgaaTATAGTTCACTTTGCAGTTTTGGTCCAAGAAAATGTATAATACTCTTTTGTTTATTTTTCTTGGTTggtttaactaaaattttatttttatttttttattagttgCCCGAAAACTTGCAAAAATCGTTTTCGGGGATGCCATTGTGCGAAAAACCAATGTAGAAGTCGTCAGTGTCCATGTTTTGCTGCTAATAGAGAATGTGATCCAGATGTATGCAGACATTGCTGGATCAGGTGAGATAATTTTCCAAAAATTTAGCCTAATAAAgttagtaatttttttttttgtttcttctttaaatagcaacatattttctttgttgaATATTGCTATTATCAGTAAAAGAAAATTACAAGTGGGTTACATATTGCTCtttctaattaaaaaaaattatagttgTGGTGATGGAAGTCTTGGCACCCCTAGCAAAAAAGGTGATAATTACGAATGCAGGAACATGAAGCTTCTACTCAAACAACAACAAAGGGTAAAACCGTAAATTGGGCTTCAACTTTACttaattttatgaaaattaaaagaATTAAGTTCATTTTTATTTGATGCAACGCAGGTTTTGCTAGGAAGATCTGACGTGTCGGGCTGGGGTGCTTTCTTAAGGGTAGGTCAAATTACCATATTGTCCTTCTCTCTTATTATTCTAATTCTCCATATGAAATTACTCATATTTAGTTCCGCTTATAGAATAGTGTAGCTAAACATGAATATTTGGGTGAATACACTGGAGAATTAATCTCACATCATGAAGCTGACAAACGTGGAAAAATATATGATCGTGAAAATTCTTCGTTTCTCTTCAACCTTAATGATCAAGTAAAGAtacattatttatttttttagctGCTTTATGTATTAATTAttcttttaacaaaataaaaaattatgtcGTGTATGTAGTATGTTCTTGATGCTTTCCGTAAGGGTGATAAATTGAAGTTTGCCAATCATTCTCCAAATCCAAATTGTTACGCAAAGGTATATAACtaagttacatttttggtccttcaGTTTGTCCAAAAATCTCAGTTTTGGTGCCTatagggaccaaaattgcaaattttggacaaaattgaggaccaaaaatgtaatttaatcTTTTTGGTCTTTTTAGGTAATTATGGTGGGTGGAGATCATAGGGTGGGTATATTTGCTAAGGAAAAAATATGGGCCGGGGAAGAGGTGTTTTATGACTATCATTATGCTCCGGACCAGACTCCAGCCTGGGCAAAGAAGCCCGGGGAGTCTGGTCCAAAGAGAGAAGACATGGCTAGTTCTAGTGGTCGGGCCAAGAAACGTGCTTGAGTTCCATATGGTTTTCTTGTTACTATGTTTATAACAAAAATAGCGGTCTTTGTTTTGgaaaattatatattaatataataatgaTCGGAAAATGTGAATATATGGTTTATAAGTTATAAATAGTGTTGCATTCGTTAAAGCATACGATTTCACTTGTCTTTATTTTTTAGAAAACAACTTCTAATTTTACATACATTTTTATAGTAATATTCGATTATTAATTGAATTTtgagtcttttttttttctttccaacAACAAAATCAATAAATTTTTTAGACCAAATTGAAGTTGTAATGTGCGTTTGGGTTGTGTTACTTGTAATCTTTGGAATTTGGAATTGGAGTGGTTTTTAATCTTTATTGTACTTGGTTATATTAGGATTTGAAATAGACTCGATTACAAAATGGTTGTGGCTGTCTAAGAATTGCATCCCTCTTCATCaatctcttttttcttttttacttagaGTCCTCTAGTTTGGATTTTATTGGTGTGATGGTTTTTGTGGTTGAATATCCTGATTTGCAATTATTAAACTAATCTTTTCTATTTCTTATATACCTTTTTAAAAGATTTGTTCTGAAAAAATGAAATGGCCTCACCCCTCCCTCCGGGAGGGAGAGTATATATAGTCGTGTCGTAAACAGGCGGCTAATCGACGTCTAGATGATTAGAGGCCATTCACCTGGTAGGATTTGTGGTAATCAGACGATCTCAAAGTTGGTCAAAAATTGGGTGAAAATCGATCCAGTGCTAAAAAATCAGTCTAAGCAATCAAAGTTAAAGTCAGTCTAGGCATTTAGATAGAAATTGGTTAAAGTCGGTCAAATTTGGGCAAAACAATAGAATAATAATTTTATCATATTAATTATTTACTTATTTTCTTAGGATATTAGCTATATTTGTTTTATTAGTAGATTTATTTATAATTTAGGGTCTCCGATTAATCATCGCTTATACTGATTTGTCTGTAGACAACAATTGACTAACAACAGTCGACCAAATGATTAATGCctaacgatttttacaaccttgacatataataaatgaaaaatctatcttttttcttttgtatatgctctatttaaatattaaaatatcatatttgtccaacttaatttctaaatattacattacctttcagaatataaGATTTATCCAAATAATTGTTTTTAAacatttataatcattataaacATTATTTTTATCACTCGATTGTCATACATCTTTCATAAATCTACGTTTCAAATATCATCTATgttttttataaacttttaaaatatcatatttacctaaattattatttaaataatttttaaCAAGATAAAATATAAATAACTAAATAATTAATTCCGAAATCTTATATTTTTTCATCGTTAAGGCTTGAAAAATGTTTAGATCAAAATCTTTCTTTATTCTCAATGTTGCATCACATGGTAAATGAACCGATTTTTTATGTGCCAAAATGCTTTTATTCTAGCAAACTTGATAATATCTAAACATGATTATAATCATTTTGTACACTTGTAAGGCCCTTAACTTGCCACACTCACACTGTTATGTATAGTAAATGGTATGACTCTTTCATGAAGATGTAGTTATCGAGTATGACAAGTTAAAGACCTTCTTGTCACATCACTATCAATAATATAATAAGCGATTATCAAATTCAATTGAGATGGATAAACGTAAAATATCATCATTCAAAATATAATAGTTTGATAGTTTCTATCGAGTGGTGACAAGAAAAGACAGAGAAATGGATAACGCTATTTTTGACAGTGATATGAGTCTGTGAGATGAAAGTGGTGGAACTACCAATCGTGATTTGTTTCCATGTCAAGAAATATCCTCACCACAATCTCTTCTCATCGTGTGACCTCCAACTTCGTATCGACATCTACATCTGTTGGAAATGGTGTTTAAGGTCATTAACTGTTTTGataatatttataataataacaGAGTCCTTTTGTGTTGACCTTATGGCCCAAATAGCATAAGGAAATGAAGTTTAATAATGTTTTACTTTATTAAGgagttaataaatttattaaaaattattttggtaaattaattaaaagatgttgaatattaattaatcataaagaTTAATCGAAATATTCCAGAAACTTCCACAAGCCTTGATATGTACGTTTTTGAGCATCCTTGGATAATGATAGAGCTGGTTTGATCAGATAAggataaactctagagtttatatCTATTTGAGATTTCAATAGTTAACTAATGATCTAGCGATGGAACCTTCTACGAAATTGCTCGTTTCGAAAGCTTGAATCACCAACAAAGTAATATCAGATTAGTAGTTGTTCTGCCTTTATACGATCTTTATTGATTGACCTTCTCATATCAATTTTGTTTAAACCAACATTATTATGAAACAAAAGTACTGCTTAACGAGATAATGCAACAAATGAATTAGCATTGTTAGTTTCatcatcagatgaagatgaatCGTTTGCATAACTTTTCGGTACTATTTTTTGAATGTTTGAATTCATTTTCTAGAAAAGCTAGAGAAAACAAATGAATTTGAAAAATGTAAGAGAAAATAGAATGAAATAGAGATAGAATgaaatagaaataaaataatgagggatagtt containing:
- the LOC111885287 gene encoding histone-lysine N-methyltransferase CLF, with translation MEMQSPKVHSLPSTTAGRSESPDDSTNAKLQEATSTLSQISKVIDSVKKKVDADRCVYIMKRMKENQMKLAEITKNHHRLSVERRNLRIINGENIINLLEKRQKDAIDMQDGVDISSEEDEHVSVVLLGSGIPVKNSVRPINLPEMEKLPPYTTWVFMDRNRRMTEDQSVVGRRRIYYDRNGGEALICSDSEEEVIDDEEDKKEFVDSEDTIIRMTIEQLGLSDTVLELLAQRLSRKPCEVKARYEALVSRENKYEDTDFNLNSFLDKDLEAAQDSLDNLFCRRCLIFDCKLHGCSQELIFPAEKNCTWNIKDDENVPCGPHCYLKVQNLEANPATSPMELDTQHTNTLSSPYNIRQHGTLQRNTKSTPNHGSKDTDFPSNSHKDYKYWRTIEKSLFEKGLEIFGRNSCLIARNLLCGLKTCTEVFNVLKCYNNNLSSQVNNITNSQSDSCKVESNNNMIKRSRLLRRRGRIRRFKYTWKSGGTHSMRKRISDKQDLPCRQYNPCGCQSTCGDNCSCLANETTCEKYCGCPKTCKNRFRGCHCAKNQCRSRQCPCFAANRECDPDVCRHCWISCGDGSLGTPSKKGDNYECRNMKLLLKQQQRVLLGRSDVSGWGAFLRNSVAKHEYLGEYTGELISHHEADKRGKIYDRENSSFLFNLNDQYVLDAFRKGDKLKFANHSPNPNCYAKVIMVGGDHRVGIFAKEKIWAGEEVFYDYHYAPDQTPAWAKKPGESGPKREDMASSSGRAKKRA